The sequence TGAATGTAAAAATAATTTGTGAGAGTTTATGCCAACTAGAATAACAAAACTGACACTGAGCGGCTTCAAATCATTCAGGAAAAAAGTCTCAATTCCATTCCTACCTGGGTTTAATGTAGTCTGCGGTCCAAATGGTTCAGGGAAGTCAAACATCCTTGACGCAGTATCATTCGTCTTGGGAAAAACATCAACCAAATCCATGCGTGCTGACAGACTGTATGAGCTGATATACCATGGAAACAAGAAAACCAATACACCTCCTGCTGAATATGCTTCTGTGACTCTATGGTTAGACAACTCTGATAAAATCTTCCCTTTTGATGAAACAGAAATATCGATACAAAGAAAGGTTAACATGAGGGGTGTAAGTATTTACAAACTAAATGGCAAGACTGTGACCCGTGAAAAAATCTTGGAAGTTTTATCAGAAGCAAGAATTCATCCAGATGGCTTTAATATGATAATGCAGGGAGATGTGACCCAAGTTCTTGAAATGTCTCCTGAAGAAAGGAGGGAAATAATAGATCAAGTTGCTGGGATATCGATCTATGATGAGAAGAAGGAAAAGGCAATGAGGAATTTGGAAGCTGTTGACGAAAAAATGAGGGAAGTTGAGATAATACTTACAGAGAGATTGGAGAGGCTTCAGTCCTTAGAACAGGATAGAAACACAGCCTTAAAATATCAGGACCTAATTGAAAGATTAAAAATATTAAATGCATCTTTGGCCTATCAAAACTATCAAATAGAGAAAAAGAGGTATGAATCCATAGATCAGGAAATAAAGGAAAATGATTCCATAAT is a genomic window of Candidatus Aenigmatarchaeota archaeon containing:
- a CDS encoding AAA family ATPase; translation: MPTRITKLTLSGFKSFRKKVSIPFLPGFNVVCGPNGSGKSNILDAVSFVLGKTSTKSMRADRLYELIYHGNKKTNTPPAEYASVTLWLDNSDKIFPFDETEISIQRKVNMRGVSIYKLNGKTVTREKILEVLSEARIHPDGFNMIMQGDVTQVLEMSPEERREIIDQVAGISIYDEKKEKAMRNLEAVDEKMREVEIILTERLERLQSLEQDRNTALKYQDLIERLKILNASLAYQNYQIEKKRYESIDQEIKENDSI